Proteins co-encoded in one Ooceraea biroi isolate clonal line C1 chromosome 9, Obir_v5.4, whole genome shotgun sequence genomic window:
- the LOC105276148 gene encoding serine/threonine-protein kinase SIK3 isoform X1 encodes MASAPTSHNEVSQECSVNKLIRVGYYELEKTIGKGNFAVVKMATHLVTKSKVAIKIIDKIKLNEENLAKIFREVHIMKRIRHPHIIRLYEVMETEKMIYLVTEYASGGEIFDHLVRNGRMLEPEARRIFRQIVLAVRYLHQQRVVHRDLKAENLLLDADNNIKLADFGFSNEYTPGVPLDTWCGSPPYAAPEIFEGKPYDGPRADVWSLGVVLYVLVCGALPFDGATMQLLRSVVVSGKFRIPFFMSADCEKLIRHMLVVEPERRLSISQILSHSWMGGDRAVELEPGGCNPDVSVPPQLNQLVIESMLRLPGLSADTLLQAIKGNAFDHISAIYNLLVDRLESTMPNLPSIQSIPGEYLPDGAHQLEKFGEIEAETEEKSGLHLASGTPYHTTRRHTVGPGDTTHQPPTSYPYNHMSGYQTLRPLPILQCNLDPQVLPHTNLPLNLPLVQHQPPQNFQIKDQHLLKPPPVMATGGFGRRASDGGANLHIFHQQHNNNVNNDEEGGWSQPGSREQLQPLQSGSSGLVQCVQSLSVSTASGEGTSNNTSSSSNSGNSDRRRRSGLSTVMQRPVINPELVMEVEARMNRYLPPRMLPTHLRGSTLPHHRKSSLYHTSTVSNRDSYKEPSSHVATERYSPVRRASEGSGAPGPGISTLQQEYQQLQRLASPSHSPASIPGSPVHERGVAAITQGLSGLTTAPVVQGSIVHGTPAQPPATPLDLSPLRHHRSPATTPVSYSPSNSPALDMIQEEHPVEIPRVPPQISVTDVLGGQVTLISCSPSPSPSPDSLEDALPHYNTLPSFIISEPCDPSRPSITRGIGRPLNTVPTEVEVTLSDESSRLNSEAILGRVKQIIDARAPPKGFIFSREEVDGSGLSLEYPGGVQIELRVCESEEKEVKGIKMRRISGDQLQYSQLCQQLISCITV; translated from the exons GttgctataaaaataatagataaaattaaactGAATGAGGAAAACTTAGCAAAAATTTTTCGTGAAGTGCACATAATGAAAAGGATACGACATCCACACATCATAAGACTGTACGAAGTAATGGAGACGGAGAAGATGATATATTTGGTGACAGAGTACGCTTCTGGCGGCGAAATATTTGATCACCTTGTTCGTAACGGTAGAATGCTAGAACCAGAGGCACGAAGAATTTTCCGTCAGATCGTACTTGCTGTTCGTTACCTGCATCAACAGAGGGTGGTTCATCGAGATCTTAAG gctgaaaatttattacttgATGCAGACAATAACATAAAACTTGCTGATTTTGGATTTAGTAACGAATACACACCTGGTGTGCCACTTGATACATGGTGTGGCTCACCGCCATATGCTGCACCTGAGATTTTTGAGGGAAAGCCTTACGATGGTCCAAGAGCTGACGTATGG AGCCTTGGTGTTGTCTTATATGTACTAGTTTGTGGTGCTCTACCATTTGACGGAGCTACAATGCAATTGTTACGATCTGTAGTTGTCTCAGGGAAATTCAGAATACCATTTTTTATGTCTGCAG ATTGTGAAAAATTGATCAGGCACATGTTGGTAGTGGAGCCAGAGCGACGTTTAAGTATTTCACAAATCTTATCGCACTCGTGGATGGGTGGAGACAGAGCGGTCGAGCTGGAACCTGGAGG GTGTAATCCTGATGTGAGCGTACCACCACAATTAAACCAATTAGTGATAGAGAGTATGCTGAGATTGCCTGGACTCAGCGCGGATACATTGTTACAAGCCATTAAAGGAAACGCTTTTGATCATATATCAGCTATATACAACTTACTTGTTGACCGATTGGAATCAACGATGCCTAATTTACCCAGTATTCAAAGTATACCGGGCGAATATTTGCCGGATGGTGCACATCAGTTGGAGAAG TTTGGTGAAATAGAAGCGGAAACGGAAGAGAAAAGTGGTCTTCATTTGGCGTCTGGGACACCTTACCACACAACAAGGAGGCACACGGTTGGACCTGGTGATACAACACATCAACCTCCTACGTCATATCCTTATAATCACATGTCGGGATACCAGACTTTACGGCCTCTTCCTATCCTCCAGTGCAACTTGGATCCCCAAGTTTTACCACATACGAATTTACCACTAAATCTTCCCTTAGTACAACACCAGCCGCCTCAAAATTTCCAAATAAAAGATCAGCACTTGTTGAAGCCACCTCCTGTAATGGCCA CTGGTGGTTTTGGTAGAAGAGCTTCGGATGGTGGAGCAAATCTTCATATATTTCATCAACAACACAATAATAACGTTAATAACGATGAAGAAGGTGGCTGGAGCCAGCCCGGTAGCAGGGAACAATTGCAACCT TTACAGAGTGGTAGTTCAGGATTAGTACAATGTGTCCAGTCATTAAGTGTCAGTACTGCGAGTGGAGAGGGGACCAGTAACAACAccagtagtagtagtaatagtgGAAATAGcgacagaagaagaagaagtggTCTTAGCACTGTTATGCAGCGACCAG TTATAAACCCGGAGCTGGTAATGGAGGTAGAAGCTAGGATGAATAGATACCTACCACCGCGGATGTTACCAACTCATCTTAGAGGATCAACACTTCCACATCACAGGAAATCTTCATTATATCATACTAGCACTG TAAGCAATAGAGACTCGTACAAGGAACCAAGCAGCCACGTAGCAACTGAAAGATACTCACCCGTTCGCCGAGCCTCGGAGGGCTCGGGAGCCCCTGGACCAGGTATTTCAACTCTTCAGCAAGAATACCAGCAGTTACAGAGATTAGCGTCTCCTTCTCACAGCCCGGCAAGTATCCCGGGATCTCCTGTACACGAAAGAGGTGTAGCAGCGATTACGCAAG GTCTGAGCGGTTTGACTACGGCGCCAGTAGTACAGGGTAGTATTGTGCACGGTACGCCAGCGCAGCCACCTGCAACACCTTTAGATTTAAGTCCACTTAGGCATCATAGATCACCTGCTACTACCCCAGTGAGTTACTCGCCCAGTAATAGCCCAGCGTTGGACATGATACAAGAGGAACATCCTGTAGAGATACCAAGG GTACCGCCACAGATTTCCGTCACGGATGTTCTCGGAGGTCAAGTAACGTTAATTAGTTGCTCACCTTCTCCGTCACCATCGCCCGATTCACTCGAAGACGCATTACCTCATTACAACACTCTTCCGAGCTTTATCATTTCAGAGCCGTGCGATCCTTCGAGACCTAGTATCACACGCGGTATCGGTAGGCCGCTTAATACAGTACCTACCGAGGTCGAGGTCACTTTGTCCGACGAGTCGAGCAGATTAAATTCCGAAGCTATATTAGGGCGCGTGAAGCAAATAATAGACGCGAGGGCGCCGCCGAAGGGCTTCATATTTTCGAGGGAGGAAGTGGACGGCAGCGGGCTCAGCTTAGAATATCCGGGTGGTGTGCAAATCGAACTGAGAGTATGCGAGTCCGAGGAGAAGGAAGTGAAGGGGATAAAGATGCGTAGAATTAGCGGGGACCAATTGCAATACAGTCAACTTTGTCAGcaattgatttcatgtattaCTGTTTGA
- the LOC105276148 gene encoding serine/threonine-protein kinase SIK3 isoform X2 has translation MASAPTSHNEVSQECSVNKLIRVGYYELEKTIGKGNFAVVKMATHLVTKSKVAIKIIDKIKLNEENLAKIFREVHIMKRIRHPHIIRLYEVMETEKMIYLVTEYASGGEIFDHLVRNGRMLEPEARRIFRQIVLAVRYLHQQRVVHRDLKAENLLLDADNNIKLADFGFSNEYTPGVPLDTWCGSPPYAAPEIFEGKPYDGPRADVWSLGVVLYVLVCGALPFDGATMQLLRSVVVSGKFRIPFFMSADCEKLIRHMLVVEPERRLSISQILSHSWMGGDRAVELEPGGCNPDVSVPPQLNQLVIESMLRLPGLSADTLLQAIKGNAFDHISAIYNLLVDRLESTMPNLPSIQSIPGEYLPDGAHQLEKFGEIEAETEEKSGLHLASGTPYHTTRRHTVGPGDTTHQPPTSYPYNHMSGYQTLRPLPILQCNLDPQVLPHTNLPLNLPLVQHQPPQNFQIKDQHLLKPPPVMATGGFGRRASDGGANLHIFHQQHNNNVNNDEEGGWSQPGSREQLQPLQSGSSGLVQCVQSLSVSTASGEGTSNNTSSSSNSGNSDRRRRSGLSTVMQRPVSNRDSYKEPSSHVATERYSPVRRASEGSGAPGPGISTLQQEYQQLQRLASPSHSPASIPGSPVHERGVAAITQGLSGLTTAPVVQGSIVHGTPAQPPATPLDLSPLRHHRSPATTPVSYSPSNSPALDMIQEEHPVEIPRVPPQISVTDVLGGQVTLISCSPSPSPSPDSLEDALPHYNTLPSFIISEPCDPSRPSITRGIGRPLNTVPTEVEVTLSDESSRLNSEAILGRVKQIIDARAPPKGFIFSREEVDGSGLSLEYPGGVQIELRVCESEEKEVKGIKMRRISGDQLQYSQLCQQLISCITV, from the exons GttgctataaaaataatagataaaattaaactGAATGAGGAAAACTTAGCAAAAATTTTTCGTGAAGTGCACATAATGAAAAGGATACGACATCCACACATCATAAGACTGTACGAAGTAATGGAGACGGAGAAGATGATATATTTGGTGACAGAGTACGCTTCTGGCGGCGAAATATTTGATCACCTTGTTCGTAACGGTAGAATGCTAGAACCAGAGGCACGAAGAATTTTCCGTCAGATCGTACTTGCTGTTCGTTACCTGCATCAACAGAGGGTGGTTCATCGAGATCTTAAG gctgaaaatttattacttgATGCAGACAATAACATAAAACTTGCTGATTTTGGATTTAGTAACGAATACACACCTGGTGTGCCACTTGATACATGGTGTGGCTCACCGCCATATGCTGCACCTGAGATTTTTGAGGGAAAGCCTTACGATGGTCCAAGAGCTGACGTATGG AGCCTTGGTGTTGTCTTATATGTACTAGTTTGTGGTGCTCTACCATTTGACGGAGCTACAATGCAATTGTTACGATCTGTAGTTGTCTCAGGGAAATTCAGAATACCATTTTTTATGTCTGCAG ATTGTGAAAAATTGATCAGGCACATGTTGGTAGTGGAGCCAGAGCGACGTTTAAGTATTTCACAAATCTTATCGCACTCGTGGATGGGTGGAGACAGAGCGGTCGAGCTGGAACCTGGAGG GTGTAATCCTGATGTGAGCGTACCACCACAATTAAACCAATTAGTGATAGAGAGTATGCTGAGATTGCCTGGACTCAGCGCGGATACATTGTTACAAGCCATTAAAGGAAACGCTTTTGATCATATATCAGCTATATACAACTTACTTGTTGACCGATTGGAATCAACGATGCCTAATTTACCCAGTATTCAAAGTATACCGGGCGAATATTTGCCGGATGGTGCACATCAGTTGGAGAAG TTTGGTGAAATAGAAGCGGAAACGGAAGAGAAAAGTGGTCTTCATTTGGCGTCTGGGACACCTTACCACACAACAAGGAGGCACACGGTTGGACCTGGTGATACAACACATCAACCTCCTACGTCATATCCTTATAATCACATGTCGGGATACCAGACTTTACGGCCTCTTCCTATCCTCCAGTGCAACTTGGATCCCCAAGTTTTACCACATACGAATTTACCACTAAATCTTCCCTTAGTACAACACCAGCCGCCTCAAAATTTCCAAATAAAAGATCAGCACTTGTTGAAGCCACCTCCTGTAATGGCCA CTGGTGGTTTTGGTAGAAGAGCTTCGGATGGTGGAGCAAATCTTCATATATTTCATCAACAACACAATAATAACGTTAATAACGATGAAGAAGGTGGCTGGAGCCAGCCCGGTAGCAGGGAACAATTGCAACCT TTACAGAGTGGTAGTTCAGGATTAGTACAATGTGTCCAGTCATTAAGTGTCAGTACTGCGAGTGGAGAGGGGACCAGTAACAACAccagtagtagtagtaatagtgGAAATAGcgacagaagaagaagaagtggTCTTAGCACTGTTATGCAGCGACCAG TAAGCAATAGAGACTCGTACAAGGAACCAAGCAGCCACGTAGCAACTGAAAGATACTCACCCGTTCGCCGAGCCTCGGAGGGCTCGGGAGCCCCTGGACCAGGTATTTCAACTCTTCAGCAAGAATACCAGCAGTTACAGAGATTAGCGTCTCCTTCTCACAGCCCGGCAAGTATCCCGGGATCTCCTGTACACGAAAGAGGTGTAGCAGCGATTACGCAAG GTCTGAGCGGTTTGACTACGGCGCCAGTAGTACAGGGTAGTATTGTGCACGGTACGCCAGCGCAGCCACCTGCAACACCTTTAGATTTAAGTCCACTTAGGCATCATAGATCACCTGCTACTACCCCAGTGAGTTACTCGCCCAGTAATAGCCCAGCGTTGGACATGATACAAGAGGAACATCCTGTAGAGATACCAAGG GTACCGCCACAGATTTCCGTCACGGATGTTCTCGGAGGTCAAGTAACGTTAATTAGTTGCTCACCTTCTCCGTCACCATCGCCCGATTCACTCGAAGACGCATTACCTCATTACAACACTCTTCCGAGCTTTATCATTTCAGAGCCGTGCGATCCTTCGAGACCTAGTATCACACGCGGTATCGGTAGGCCGCTTAATACAGTACCTACCGAGGTCGAGGTCACTTTGTCCGACGAGTCGAGCAGATTAAATTCCGAAGCTATATTAGGGCGCGTGAAGCAAATAATAGACGCGAGGGCGCCGCCGAAGGGCTTCATATTTTCGAGGGAGGAAGTGGACGGCAGCGGGCTCAGCTTAGAATATCCGGGTGGTGTGCAAATCGAACTGAGAGTATGCGAGTCCGAGGAGAAGGAAGTGAAGGGGATAAAGATGCGTAGAATTAGCGGGGACCAATTGCAATACAGTCAACTTTGTCAGcaattgatttcatgtattaCTGTTTGA
- the LOC105276147 gene encoding paired box protein Pax-1, producing MDPIMLENSSTELGAHPQQHQHQHQQQQQQQQQQQHQQQYGEVNQLGGVFVNGRPLPNAVRLRIVELAQLGIRPCDISRQLRVSHGCVSKILARYNETGSILPGAIGGSKPRVTTPKVVQYIKQLKLKDPGIFAWEIRDRLLSDGVCDKYNVPSVSSISRILRNKVGATTAMHHHPHHSAHHHHHHHHHIYAAAAAASAALCPVPYPPTPYHPTAPSSIAHHHHQVGPSAASKLSSPSPTTVHGGGGGGHQTTGNNALQWPSPHTVHDILANSCNVQTPSSPSSPTSLCPTINNNHHHHHHHRHHNEHSAGSNVNENNNDHRTPSGYLHPHHPHLAHHHHQQYYASTLYHHHHHHHADTVTAATISSTLSVQSIMLQSSGTTSQPASPCN from the exons ATGGATCCGATCATGCTAG AGAACAGCAGCACCGAACTCGGGGCGCATCCGCAGCAGCATCAGCACCAgcatcagcagcagcaacagcagcagcagcagcagcaacaccAGCAACAATACGGAGAAGTCAATCAACTCGGGGGCGTGTTTGTAAATGGTAGACCGCTGCCGAACGCTGTCAGACTGAGGATAGTCGAGCTCGCGCAGTTGGGCATCCGACCATGCGATATCTCGCGACAGCTACGCGTCAGCCACGGGTGCGTGAGCAAGATCCTGGCGCGCTACAACGAGACAGGCAGCATCCTGCCGGGCGCGATCGGTGGCAGCAAGCCGCGCGTCACCACCCCGAAAGTCGTGCAGTACATCAAGCAGCTGAAGCTGAAGGACCCCGGGATCTTCGCGTGGGAGATCCGGGACCGGCTGCTGTCCGACGGCGTCTGCGACAAGTACAACGTGCCGTCGGTGTCCAGTATTTCGAGGATACTGCGCAACAAGGTCGGCGCCACCACGGCCATGCACCACCATCCGCATCACTCGGCAcaccaccatcatcatcatcatcaccacaTTTATGCGGCCGCGGCAGCGGCCAGCGCCGCTCTCTGCCCGGTACCATATCCGCCGACACCTTACCACCCTACGGCGCCGTCCTCCATCgcgcatcatcatcatcaag TTGGGCCATCGGCAGCGAGTAAACTGTCGTCTCCGTCGCCCACGACGGTtcacggcggcggcggcggcgggcaTCAGACGACGGGCAACAACGCTTTGCAGTGGCCGAGTCCTCACACGGTGCACGACATCCTGGCCAACAGCTGCAACGTGCAGACTCCATCGTCGCCCTCGTCGCCAACCTCGCTGTGTCCGACGATCAACAACAaccatcatcaccatcatcatcaccgTCATCACAACGAGCATTCCGCCGGCAGCAACGTTAACGAGAACAACAACGATCACAGAACTCCAAGCGGTTACCTACACCCGCATCATCCTCATCTAGCGcaccatcatcatcagcaGTATTACGCCTCGACGCTgtaccatcatcatcatcatcaccacgCGGATACCGTGACGGCGGCAACCATATCGTCCACGCTCTCTGTACAGTCCATCATGTTGCAATCGTCGGGAACGACAAGTCAGCCGGCCAGTCCCTGCAATTAG
- the LOC105276153 gene encoding uncharacterized protein LOC105276153 has translation MYWSGTTSTSGGGGAVREELPMSTVNRVVGTPAETTQSVNPGAGAQVTTACCTPPPSYHNINLPVGHPSVLVHESGAPPSYEEAIDPNASPPSYDSLFGRMREARKVSKDIFDFFKNILYLLLGTIGFTILLGMTILIPLCMMVIGGLYLYDCPQGEYIPIYLLVGGGFGIFKQYLYLSGKVRKYQEGRDQERIKQSPTETLITCFMLGWFIIGSMWVYKEYEPNYDPALGKYCNKTLYLFAFWLITSVYICLGIITACMCSITIASIVCQ, from the exons ATGTATTGGAGTGGAACAACGAGCaccagcggcggcggcggcgccgtGCGCGAGGAATTGCCGATGAGCACGGTGAATCGTGTCGTGGGCACTCCCGCCGAAACGACGCAGAGCGTGAACCCTGGCGCGGGCGCGCAGGTAACGACGGCATGCTGCACTCCGCCACCATCCTATCACAATATCAACTTACCGGTCGGCCACCCGTCCGTATTAGTCCACGAAAGCGGCGCACCACCTTCGTACGAGGAGGCGATAGACCCTAACG CATCACCACCATCCTACGATTCGCTGTTTGGTCGTATGAGAGAAGCCCGTAAAGTTTCGAAGGATATATTCGATTTCTTCAAGAATATTCTCTACTTACTTTTAGGCACGA TCGGCTTCACCATCCTTCTTGGAATGACAATACTGATACCACTCTGTATGATGGTGATCGGTGGATTGTATCTTTACGACTGTCCACAAGGCGAATACATTCCTATATACTTGTTGGTAGGCGGCGGATTTGGGATATTCAAACAGTACTTATATCTATCAGGCAAAGTGCGAAAGTATCAAGAGGGAAGAGATCAAGAGAGGATCAAGCAGTCGCCCACCGAAACACTGATCACCTGCTTCATGCTAGGATGGTTCATTATTG GTTCTATGTGGGTGTACAAGGAGTACGAACCGAATTATGACCCAGCGCTGGGGAAATATTGCAATAAGACGTTGTACTTGTTTGCCTTCTGGCTGATCACGTCGGTCTACATATGCTTGGGTATCATAACAGCCTGCATGTGCAGCATCACTATAGCCAGCATCGTGTGTCAGTGA
- the LOC105276152 gene encoding radial spoke head 1 homolog, which produces MEKAAGEHGEQEINSLGVYEGERNEAGERHGSGKTLLPNGDMYVGEYRDGFRHGRGVYVFKNGARYNGEWRRGRKYGQGTFWYPDGTRYKGEWKRDARHGFGAYYYTNNDIYEGLWKKDLRHGMGTYLYADTGTKYMGTWMEDCMEGPGQLIHARHRFHGLWKHNLPYGRGCFTFENVCMQHGHYIHVRGPADGDPAWIHADEDIVEESDKEKLAKGDFSPRMGILPIWRARCITPYNPELLPPEAMPLREEASTESTIDRSEDTWPRTERYADYPEAENHREDFNYDQGAASPQIDSP; this is translated from the exons ATGGAAAAAGCAGCGGGTGAACATGGGGAGCAGGAAATTAATTCACTTGga GTGTACGAGGGTGAAAGAAACGAGGCTGGTGAGAGGCACGGCAGCGGAAAGACTTTACTGCCGAATGGCGACATGTACGTTGGCGAATATCGCGACGGTTTCAGGCACGGGAGAGGTGTGTACGTTTTCAAGAATGGCGCCCGATACAACGGCGAGTGGAGGCGCGGGCGCAAATACGGCCAAGGGACTTTTTGGTACCCTGATGGAACGCGATACAAAG GAGAATGGAAACGCGACGCCAGACACGGCTTCGGCGCTTATTATTATACGAACAATGACATTTACGAAGGCTTGTGGAAGAAGGATCTGCGCCACGGTATGGGAACGTATCTGTACGCCGACACGGGAACGAAATATATGGGCACGTGGATGGAAGACTGCATGGAGGGACCTGGACAGCTTATTCATGCGCGTCATCGCTTTCACGGCCTCTGGAAGCACAACTTG CCATATGGACGCGGTTGCTTTACCTTCGAGAATGTGTGTATGCAGCACGGGCATTATATACACGTGAGAGGTCCCGCGGACGGTGACCCGGCTTGGATCCATGCGGATGAAGACATCGTGGAG GAAAGCGATAAGGAAAAGCTAGCGAAAGGAGACTTTTCCCCGAGGATGGGCATTCTGCCGATCTGGCGAGCGCGTTGCATCACACCGTACAATCCAGAGTTGCTGCCACCAGAAGCGATGCCTTTGCGAGAGgaa GCGTCGACGGAATCCACAATTGACAGGAGCGAGGACACCTGGCCGAGGACCGAGCGATACGCCGATTATCCGGAGGCGGAAAATCATCGAGAGGACTTTAATTACGATCAAGGGGCAGCGTCGCCGCAAATCGATAGCCCGTAA
- the LOC105276151 gene encoding RNA-binding protein 42, with amino-acid sequence MDDKLRQMEDEMNRFEAEIGGQLVTPIVRPVIGANTYNQVARQLEQHELPTPVVAAAAAATLAFPPMIGFPPPPPPPPPPPPPPMLIPQQVARQGTVPITTYSSPAQISNPYMSNMVDPCLSATPKTYDSTSTPMIHPEIIEQIINTKIPEDEGKKKPKIKGVSTAAELAISQGKASSIMANASAEESHPKGKGKKNKKIIRTAGGQTWEDPSLLEWDEDDFRIFCGDLGNDVTDEMLVRVFGKYPSFQKAKVVRDKRTNKTKGFGFVSFKDPQDFIKAMKEMNGRYVGSRPIKLRKSSWKQRNLETVRKKDKEKQALIGLLTGR; translated from the exons ATGGACGATAAACTTCGGCAGATGGAAGATGAGATGAACAG ATTTGAGGCCGAAATCGGCGGGCAGCTCGTCACACCGATTGTACGTCCAGTTATTGGTGCAAATACGTACAATCAAGTTGCTAGGCAGTTGGAGCAACATGAACTGCCGACTCCTGTAGTCGCGGCAGCCGCAGCAGCTACACTGGCATTTCCTCCAATGATTGGATTTCCACCACCACCTCCACCCCCACCTCCTCCACCGCCCCCACCGATGTTAATTCCGCAACAAGTAGCAAGACAAG GTACAGTTCCTATTACAACATATTCCTCGCCCGCGCAAATAAGTAATCCGTACATGTCAAATATGGTGGATCCGTGTTTAAGTGCTACGCCGAAAACGTACGATTCTACGTCAACGCCGATGATACACCCGGAAATTATTGAACAGATTATTAACACAAAGATACCTGAGGACGAGGGTAAGAAGAAACCAAAAATCAAGGGTGTCAGTACAGCAGCTGAGCTTGCCATCAGTCAAGGAAAAGCGAGTTCTATCATGGCAAATGCCAGCGCGGAGGAGAGTCATCCTAAGGGTAAAGGCAAGAAAAACAAGAAGATTATAAGGACGGCGGGCGGACAAACATGGGAGGACCCTTCGTTATTGGAGTGGGATGAGG ATGACTTCAGAATATTTTGTGGAGATCTAGGGAACGATGTCACCGACGAGATGTTGGTGAGGGTGTTTGGCAAGTATCCCAGCTTCCAGAAGGCGAAGGTGGTCAGAGATAAACGGACGAACAAAACTAAGGGCTTCGGGTTTGTGTCGTTCAAGGATCCGCAGGATTTCATTAAGGCAATGAAGGAGATGAACG gaAGATACGTGGGTTCGCGACCTATAAAACTCAGGAAGAGCTCTTGGAAACAGAGAAATCTGGAGACCGTACGCAAGAAGGACAAGGAAAAACAAGCGTTGATAGGATTGCTCACCGGCCGATGA
- the LOC105276149 gene encoding uncharacterized protein LOC105276149 isoform X1, with translation MEITSGLFLVLVLNILWTMPGYAAPLLDTTDNWSQNAFAPMIKAACSSDGQCWSWLPMSETSSDGINIIPEGNSDTSRLQSRRQVAKPTSEFALRSWQDSTVEAGRKIRPLLPIDKQIPTRITKKDAFTSRSWSAGGMPFSVLYMNPHGSRSNVVAATLSPAFRRQKFVTTTESPIPSMGHSVSRVITRNGQPTVQPRKQYWTIPHMFISYGWGPFGK, from the exons ATGGAGATAACTTCTGGATTGTTCCTAGTATTAGTATTGAATATACTTTGGACAATGCCGGGCTACGCAGCACCGTTGTTAGACACGACGGATAATTGGAGCCAGAATGCTTTTGCGCCAATGATAAAGGCAGCATGCTCTTCCGATGGTCAATGCTGGAGTTGGTTGCCGATGTCGGAAACTAGTTCCGACGGCATTAACATCATACCTGAGGGAAACAGCGATACCTCGAG ATTACAATCCCGGCGCCAAGTTGCAAAGCCAACGTCTGAATTCGCATTGAGATCGTGGCAAGATAGTACGGTGGAGGCGGGGCGAAAAATCCGGCCGCTTTTGCCGATTGATAAGCAGATACCGACCAGGATCACGAAAAAGGATGCATTCACGTCCCGCAGCTGGAGCGCCGGTGGTATGCCCTTCTCCGTTCTGTACATGAACCCGCACGGTTCGCGATCAAACGTTGTTGCGGCAACATTGTCGc CAGCGTTTCGACGACAGAAGTTCGTTACGACGACCGAAAGTCCGATTCCATCCATGGGGCACTCGGTTTCGCGTGTAATTACTCGAAACGGGCAGCCTACCGTGCAACCGAGAAAGCAGTATTGGACCATACCGCATATGTTTATATCATACGGTTGGGGCCCTTTCGGCAAATAA
- the LOC105276149 gene encoding uncharacterized protein LOC105276149 isoform X2: MEITSGLFLVLVLNILWTMPGYAAPLLDTTDNWSQNAFAPMIKAACSSDGQCWSWLPMSETSSDGINIIPEGNSDTSRLQSRRQVAKPTSEFALRSWQDSTVEAGRKIRPLLPIDKQIPTRITKKDAFTSRSWSAGGMPFSVLYMNPHGSRSNVVAATLSPFRRQKFVTTTESPIPSMGHSVSRVITRNGQPTVQPRKQYWTIPHMFISYGWGPFGK, translated from the exons ATGGAGATAACTTCTGGATTGTTCCTAGTATTAGTATTGAATATACTTTGGACAATGCCGGGCTACGCAGCACCGTTGTTAGACACGACGGATAATTGGAGCCAGAATGCTTTTGCGCCAATGATAAAGGCAGCATGCTCTTCCGATGGTCAATGCTGGAGTTGGTTGCCGATGTCGGAAACTAGTTCCGACGGCATTAACATCATACCTGAGGGAAACAGCGATACCTCGAG ATTACAATCCCGGCGCCAAGTTGCAAAGCCAACGTCTGAATTCGCATTGAGATCGTGGCAAGATAGTACGGTGGAGGCGGGGCGAAAAATCCGGCCGCTTTTGCCGATTGATAAGCAGATACCGACCAGGATCACGAAAAAGGATGCATTCACGTCCCGCAGCTGGAGCGCCGGTGGTATGCCCTTCTCCGTTCTGTACATGAACCCGCACGGTTCGCGATCAAACGTTGTTGCGGCAACATTGTCGc CGTTTCGACGACAGAAGTTCGTTACGACGACCGAAAGTCCGATTCCATCCATGGGGCACTCGGTTTCGCGTGTAATTACTCGAAACGGGCAGCCTACCGTGCAACCGAGAAAGCAGTATTGGACCATACCGCATATGTTTATATCATACGGTTGGGGCCCTTTCGGCAAATAA